Genomic DNA from uncultured Jannaschia sp.:
GAGCTGGTCGGCATAGACGTAGTCGCCCTTCGAGAAGACGACATAGGAGATCAGGTCGTAATCGCCCTCGTCCTTGGTCAGCTCCAGCGTCTGGCGCTCGCGCATCTTGAGGTATTGCAGCTGGTCGACCTCGACCTCGATTCCGGTCTCCTCGGTGAACTGGTCCAGCACCTCGATCGCCGCGTCGTAATGCGGATGGGCCGGGAAGTTCACGACCAGCGTCGTGCCTGCATAGGGTTCGTAGGGATTGGCGTTGGCCGCCCCCGCGATGGCGACGGCGATGGCCGTGCCGGTCAGTTTCCACTTCGTGAACATCGATGTTCCTCCCTTGGTGGCGTGGGTCAGATCCTTGCGCCTGATCCCTTGTCGAACAGCATGATTTCGGATGTGCGCACCCCGAAGCGCCGGGACTGGCCGGTCGGGATGCGGTCGGCGCTGGCGATCTCGGCCAGCACCTCGGCGGGGCCGCAGCGGGTCACGAGGACCGATTGCGCCCCGAGATACTCGGACACGATGACGCGCAGCTCGATATCGGCGCCGCCCTCGAGGACGATGGAGGACGGGCGGATGCCGACCTCGACCTCGCGGGTGGCGGCGGCGCGCGCCCGGGCCGCCAGCTCGCCGTCGAGCGGCAGGTCGAAGCCCTCGCCCTTGATCCGGTCGCCGGTGATCTCGCCGGCGAGGAAGTTCATCGAGGGTGAGCCGATGAAGCCGGCCACGAAGCGGTTCACCGGGTTGGCAAACAGCTCCTCGGCGGTGCCCTGCTGCTGGATCTCGCCTGCGTTCATCACGACGATGCGGTCGCCCAGCGTCATCGCCTCGACCTGGTCGTGGGTGACGTAGACCATGTTCTTGTCGATCGTGTCGCGCATCTCGGCCAGTTCGGTCCGCATCTTGGCGCGCAGCTTGGCGTCGAGGTTCGACAAGGGCTCGTCGAAGAGGAACGTGCCTGCGTCGCGCACCAGGGCGCGCCCCATGGCGACACGCTGGCGCTGACCGCCCGAGAGCTCGGCGGGCTTGCGGTCGAGGAGGTGCGCGATGTTCAGCATCTCGGCCACGCGCCCGACCTCGGCATCGATCGTCGCCTTCGGCTGGCGCGCAAGCCGTAGCGCGAATGACATGTTTCGCGCGATGTTCATATGCGGGTAGAGCGCGTAATCCTGGAACACCATCGCGATGTCCCGCTCCTTCGGCTCCAGCGATCCGATGGGACGGTCATCGAAATAGATCTCGCCGCCCGACAGCGTCTCGAGCCCCGCCAGAAGGCGCAGCGTCGTCGACTTGCCGCAGCCCGACGGCCCCACGAGAACGGTGAATTCGCCATCGTCCAGCACGAGATCGAGCGGCGGCAGCACACGGGTGCGCCCGAAGGACTTCTCGACCTGGTCGAACGTGATACGCGGCAACGCGGCCTCCCCTCCGGCTGTGCCCGGCCATCCTTCCCACTGGACGGCCCGCTGGGAAGGTGCCACGTTCCCCATGGACGTTAACGTTAACGTAGCGGGGCGCAAGCGCCTGTCAGGACTGGGAATTGCGCAGGCGAAAGAGCGGGGGCGCCGCCGATATCCGCGCCGTGGCCGAAGCGGCGGGCGTGTCGCTGATGACGGTCAGCCGGGCGATGCGCGGCGTCGACGGCGTATCGGCGACGACGCGCCAGCGGATCGTCCGGCTGGCGCAGGAGATGGGGTACTTCCCGAACTCGGCGGCGCGGGCGCTGGCGGTGACGAATTCCACGCTGGTCGGCATCTCGCTGCCGACGCTTCTGAACGACGTCTTCGCGGACGTCCTCTCGGGAATGCGGCGCACCTTCGAGCGGGCCGGGTATTCCTCGGTGATGGATACCAGCGACTACGATCTCGACCGCGAGATGTCCTGGGCCGAGCGGACGCTGGCCTGGCGCCCCGCCGCATTGATCCTGACGGGGGTGCATCACGCGCCGGCGCTCCGCACCCGCCTTCTTGCGGGCCGCACCCCGGTGCTGGAGATCTGGGACGTGACCGACGATCCGATCGACATCTGCGTCGGCATCGACCACCTGCAGGCGGGGATCACGCTGGCGCGCCACGTCGCCTCGCTCGGCTACCGCAGGCCCGTCTATGTCGGCGCCCCCGAGGGCGTCGATCCCCGTGCCGACCAGCGTTTCGCGGGCATCGTGCAGGCCTTCCGTGATGTCGGGGCGGGCGGGGTCCGGCGGGTCGCCGTGACCGGGGGCAATAGCTTCGTGGCCGGCGCCGAGGGCTTTGCCCGGATCGACCGCAGCGACGCGCCCGACGCGGTGTTCTTCCTGACCGACAACATGGCCTTCGGCGGTCTCATGGCGGCCGAGGCGGCGGGCCTCGACGTGCCGGGCACAATCGGCATCGTCGGGTTCAACGGCCTCGACCTGACGACCGTGATGCCGCGGCCGATCACGACGCTGAAGACGCCCCGCCGCCAGATCGGCGAGATCGGTGCGCAGAACCTTCTGGCGCGGCTGAACGGGCTGGCCCCGGACCCCGTGATGCGCCTCGACTGCGTGCTGCGACCGGGGGCGACGACCCGGACGCAGTAACGTTACATGACCTTCTGAATCTGCGTCAGGGCGTAACATGTTTCTTGCCGCAGGGAGTCCGATGCGATATATCCCGCCTACCGCCAACCCCGAGGAGTTCCGATGGACGCGTTCATCTGCGACGGCATCCGCACCCCGATCGGGCGCTTCGGCGGCGCCCTCGCCGGGATGCGCGCCGACGACCTCGCGGCGCACCCGATCCGCGCGCTGATGGCGCGGCACCCGTCGCTGGACCCGGCGGAGATCGACGAGGTCATTCTCGGCGCGGCGAACCAGGCGGGCGAGGACAATCGCAACGTCGCCCGCATGGCAGCCCTGCTGGCCGGCCTGCCCGATAGCGTGCCCGGCATCACGCTCAACCGGCTCTGCGCCAGCGGGCTCGACGCGGTGGGCTTCGCCGCGCGGGGTATCAAGGCGGGCGATTACGACCTCTGCATCGCGGGCGGGTCCGAAAGCATGACCCGCGCGCCCTTCGTTACCGGCAAGGCCGACGGGGCCTGGTCCCGCAAGGTCGAGACCTACGACACCACCATCGGCTGGCGCTTCCCGAACCCGGCGATGCACAAGGCCCATGGCACGCATTCGATGCCCGAGACGGCCGACAACGTCGCCGCCGAGCACGGGATCAGCCGCGCGGATCAGGACGCCTTCGCCGCCCGCTCGCAGGCCCGCTGGGCCGCCGCCCAGGCCGCCGGGATCTTCGCCGAGGAGATCGCGCCGGTCGTCCTGCCCCAGCGGCGCGGCGATCCGGTCGTCTTCGACACCGACGAGCATCCGCGCCCGGGAACGGATGCCGCGAAGCTCGCCACGCTTCACGGCGTGAACGGCCCCGATCTGAGCGTGACGGCGGGCAACGCCTCGGGCGTCAATGACGGCGCCGCCGCCTTGTTGATCGCGTCGGGCGCGGCGGCAACGGCGCATGGTCTGGCCCCGATGGCGCGCGTCGTGACGATGGCCTCGGCGGGCGTGGCGCCCCGCGTCATGGGGATCGGCCCGGTCCCCGCGACCGAGAAGGCGCTGGCCCGCGCGGGCCTGACGATCCGCGACATGGACGTGATCGAGCTCAACGAAGCCTTCGCCGCGCAGGCGCTGGCCGTGACGCGGGCGCTGGGGCTGGCCGATGACGACGCGCGCGTGAACGCCCATGGCGGCGCCATCGCGTTGGGCCATCCGCTCGGCATGTCGGGCGCGCGCCTTGCACTGACGGCGGCGCGACACCTGCAACGCATCGACGGGCGCTACGCGCTCGTGACGATGTGCGTCGGCGTCGGACAGGGCGCCGCGATGATCTTGGAAAGGACCTGACGATGTATGCCCAGATGGTGACCTCCGAGGCGACGGCCGACGACCCCGAAAAGCTCGCCGCGTTCCAGGCCCGGATCGACGCGAACGAGAAGATCGAACCGAAGGACTGGATGCCCGAGGGCTATCGCAAGACCCTGATCCGGCAGGTCGGCCAGCACGCCCATTCCGAGATCGTGGGCCAGCTTCCCGAGGGCAATTGGATCACCCGCGCGCCGACGCTGGAGCGGAAGGCGATCCTGCTGGCCAAGGTGCAGGACGAGGCGGGGCACGGGCTCTACCTCTACTGCGCCGCCGAGACGCTGGGCGTCAGCCGCGACGAGCTGACCGAGATGCTGCTGGATGGCCGCATGAAGTATTCGTCGATCTTCAACTACCCGACACTCAGCTGGGCCGACATGGGCGCGGTCGGGTGGCTGGTCGACGGGGCGGCGATCATGAACCAGGTGCCGCTGCAGCGGACCAGCTACGGCCCCTATTCCCGCGCCATGATCCGCATCTGCAAGGAGGAGTCCTTCCACCAGCGGCAGGGCTTCGACATCATGGCCAAGATGGCCCGCGGCACCGAGGCGCAGCGCCGGATGGCGCAGGATGCGCTCGACCGCTTCTGGTATCCGGCGTTGATGATGTTCGGGCCGTCCGACAAGGACAGCGTGCACTCCGCGCAATCCATGGCGTGGCGCATCAAGATGAACACCAATGACGAGCTTCGGCAGAAATTCGTCGACCAGACCGTGCCGCAGGCCGAGTGGCTGGGTCTGACGGTGCCCGATCCCGATCTCGCATGGAACGAGCAGACGGGGCACTACGACTTCACCGAGCCCGATTGGTCCGAGTTCTACGACGTCCTGAAAGGCAACGGCCCCTGCAACACCGAACGGCTAGAGGCCCGGAACAAGGCCTGGGACGACGGCGCATGGGTCCGCGAAGGGATGATGGCCCACGCCGAGAAGCGGCGTGCCGCGAAGGTGGCGGCGGAATGAATATCGCGGAACTCAATGTCGGCTATGCCCGCTACGCGCTGGACGACGACCGGATCGCGCCCTTCATGGACAATCTCGACCGGATCAATGCGCTCGCCGAACGCAGCCCCGGCTTCGTCTGGCGCATGCAGTCCGACGGCGGCAACGCGACCGATATCTCGGTGCCGGGTGACCCGGACATGATCTCGAACCTGTCGGTCTGGACCGATGTCGAAAACCTCGGGGCTTACGTCTTCAACACGGTTCACGCCCGGTTCTACGACCGCGGAACCGACTGGTTCGAGACGATGACGAAGCCGCATTTCGTGATGTGGCATGTCCCGGATGGTCACCGCCCCACCTTGGTCGAGGCCATGGACCGGCTGGCCCATCTGCGCGCGCACGGGTCGACGGACCACGCCTTCGGCTGGGACCATGTCGACATGGCCGCCTTCCGGCGCTGCGCCCACGGCGCGGAGGCGGACGCATGAGCAATCACGCGACCCAGCCCTATCCCGGAACCGAGACGCCCGAGGGCCGCGCCCGCCGCGAATGGCCGCTCTGGGAGGTGTTCATCCGGGGTCAGCACGGCATGAGCCACCGGCATGTCGGCTCGCTCCACGCGGCCGATGCCGAGATGGCGATGCACCACGCGCGCGACGTCTACACCCGCCGCCAGGAAGGCGTCAGCATCTGGGTCGTCCCCTCCGCCGAGATCACGGCGTCGAACCCGTCGAAGAAGGGCCCCATGTTCGATCCGGCCGAGGACAAGACCTACCGCCACCCGACCTTCTTCGACATCCCCGACGACGTGGGTGCGATGTGACCGATCCGCATGTCACCTTCCTGTTGCGGATGGGCGACAACGCCCTCGTCCTCGGGCACCGCATCTCGGAATGGTGCGGCACGGCGCCGGCGCTCGAGGAGGATATCGCGCTGGCAAACACCGCGCTCGACCTGATCGGACAAGCGCGGATGTGGCTGGCGCGCGCGGGCGAGGTCGAGGGGGCGGATCGCTCCGAGGACGATCTGGCGATGCTGCGCGACGCCTGGGATTTCCGGAACCTCCTACTCGTCGAACAGCCGAACCGCGATTTCGGCCATACGATCATGCGCTCCTTCCTCTTCGATCACTGGCACCTCGCGCAGCTTCGCGCGCTGGCCGGATCGCGCGATGCGGCCGTGGCCGCCATCGCGGCGAAAGCGGTCAAGGAAGGCGCCTACCACGCCGAGCGGATCGCCGGGCTGGTCGTGGGCCTCGGCGACGGCACCGAGGAGAGCCACGCGCGGATGCAGGCGGCACTCGACCGGCTGTGGCCCTTCGCGGGAGAGATGTTCGCGGATGACGAGGTCGACGCGGCCATGGCGGAGGCCGGGATCGCCCCCCTGCCCTCTTCGCTGCGCGCGGGATGGGACGCGGCGATCGGCGCCGTCCTCGCCGACGCCACCCTGACCCGTCCCGAGGACGGTTTCGCCCATGCCGGCGGGCGAACCGGCGCGCGGCATTCCGAACATCTGGGCCACATGTTGACCCAGATGCAGTGGCTCCAGCGCGCCTATCCGGGGGCCTCGTGGTAACCCCGCGCCCCAGCCCCGCCCCCGTGCCCGGTAGCATGGCCGGGGCGGCGACCGGGCCGGGCAGTCCGACGCCCCGCAGCGATGCCGAACTCTGGGCGCTTCTGACGGGCATCCCGGACCCCGAGATCCCGGTCCTCTCGATCACCGATCTCGGCATCGTCCGCGGCGCCGCGCTCGACGGAGACCACGCGCGCGTCGAGATCACGCCGACCTATTCCGGCTGTCCGGCCACCAGCGCCATCACCCTCGCCATCGACATGGCACTTCGCGGCGCAGGCCTGGAGCCGGACCTGCGGATCCGCCTGGACCCGCCCTGGACGACCGACTGGATGACCGACACCGGACGCGAGAAGCTGCGCCGCTACGGCATCGCCCCCCCCTCGCCCGCGGGCGGCCCCGAGGCCTGTCCGCGCTGCGGCAGCGTCGATGTCACCCGGGTCAGCCAGTTCGGCTCGACCCCTTGCAAGGCGCAATGGCGCTGCGACGCCTGCCTTGAGCCCTTCGACTACTTCAAGTGCATCTGATGGCCCGTTTCCACGACCTCACCGTGACCGATATCCGCAAGACGATCCGCGACGCGGTCGTCGTCACCCTGGACGCGCCCGACGGCTTCGACTGGACCCAGGGCCAGTACCTGACCTTCCGCCGCGACTTCGACGGCACCGAGCTTCGGCGCAGCTATTCGATCTGCGCCGCTCCCGGCGAGCCGTTGCAGGTCGGGATCAAGCGCGTCGAGGGCGGTGCCTTCTCGGGCTGGGCCAATACCGAGCTGGCCGTGGGCGACACGGTGCAGGCGATGCCGCCGATGGGGCGGTTTCACGCGGCCATCGCGCCCGATGCCGAGCGGCATTACCTGCTCTTCGCGGGTGGCTCGGGCATCACGCCGATCCTGTCGATCCTCCGAACTGTGCTGGACCGAGAGCCCGGGTCGCGGGCGACGCTGATCTACGCCAACCGCGCCGTGAACACGATCATGTTCCGCGACGAGCTGGACGACCTGAAGTCGCGCTATCTCGCGCGACTCGCGGTGGTCCACATCCTCGAACAGGACGCGCAGGACATCGACCTCTTCACCGGGCGGGTGGACGGCGAGAAATGCGCCGCGCTCTTCCGGCAGTGGGTGGCCATCGACACCGTCGATCTCGCCTTCATCTGCGGACCCGAACCGATGATGCTGGCCATCGCGGCGGCGCTGAAGGATCACGGCCTGCCCGAGGACGCGATCCGCTTCGAACTCTTCGCCAGCGGTCAGCCGGGGCGCGTGGCCCAGCGCCCGAGGGCCGACGTGGCGGCCAAGCCCACCGAAGTCGCGATCACCCTCGAAGGGGCGACCGAGACGATCAGCATGGACCGCGACCAGACGATCCTCGAAGCCGCGCTCGCCGCGGGGATCGATGCGCCCTTCGCCTGCAAGGCGGGCGTCTGTTCGACCTGCATGTGCCGCGTGACCGAAGGCGAGGTCGAGATGGTGCAGAACCACGCGCTCGAGGATTACGAGGTCGAGGGCGGCTATGTCCTCTCG
This window encodes:
- a CDS encoding LacI family DNA-binding transcriptional regulator; protein product: MRRRKSGGAADIRAVAEAAGVSLMTVSRAMRGVDGVSATTRQRIVRLAQEMGYFPNSAARALAVTNSTLVGISLPTLLNDVFADVLSGMRRTFERAGYSSVMDTSDYDLDREMSWAERTLAWRPAALILTGVHHAPALRTRLLAGRTPVLEIWDVTDDPIDICVGIDHLQAGITLARHVASLGYRRPVYVGAPEGVDPRADQRFAGIVQAFRDVGAGGVRRVAVTGGNSFVAGAEGFARIDRSDAPDAVFFLTDNMAFGGLMAAEAAGLDVPGTIGIVGFNGLDLTTVMPRPITTLKTPRRQIGEIGAQNLLARLNGLAPDPVMRLDCVLRPGATTRTQ
- a CDS encoding DUF3291 domain-containing protein; translation: MNIAELNVGYARYALDDDRIAPFMDNLDRINALAERSPGFVWRMQSDGGNATDISVPGDPDMISNLSVWTDVENLGAYVFNTVHARFYDRGTDWFETMTKPHFVMWHVPDGHRPTLVEAMDRLAHLRAHGSTDHAFGWDHVDMAAFRRCAHGAEADA
- a CDS encoding ABC transporter ATP-binding protein, which encodes MPRITFDQVEKSFGRTRVLPPLDLVLDDGEFTVLVGPSGCGKSTTLRLLAGLETLSGGEIYFDDRPIGSLEPKERDIAMVFQDYALYPHMNIARNMSFALRLARQPKATIDAEVGRVAEMLNIAHLLDRKPAELSGGQRQRVAMGRALVRDAGTFLFDEPLSNLDAKLRAKMRTELAEMRDTIDKNMVYVTHDQVEAMTLGDRIVVMNAGEIQQQGTAEELFANPVNRFVAGFIGSPSMNFLAGEITGDRIKGEGFDLPLDGELAARARAAATREVEVGIRPSSIVLEGGADIELRVIVSEYLGAQSVLVTRCGPAEVLAEIASADRIPTGQSRRFGVRTSEIMLFDKGSGARI
- the pcaF gene encoding 3-oxoadipyl-CoA thiolase, which encodes MDAFICDGIRTPIGRFGGALAGMRADDLAAHPIRALMARHPSLDPAEIDEVILGAANQAGEDNRNVARMAALLAGLPDSVPGITLNRLCASGLDAVGFAARGIKAGDYDLCIAGGSESMTRAPFVTGKADGAWSRKVETYDTTIGWRFPNPAMHKAHGTHSMPETADNVAAEHGISRADQDAFAARSQARWAAAQAAGIFAEEIAPVVLPQRRGDPVVFDTDEHPRPGTDAAKLATLHGVNGPDLSVTAGNASGVNDGAAALLIASGAAATAHGLAPMARVVTMASAGVAPRVMGIGPVPATEKALARAGLTIRDMDVIELNEAFAAQALAVTRALGLADDDARVNAHGGAIALGHPLGMSGARLALTAARHLQRIDGRYALVTMCVGVGQGAAMILERT
- the paaA gene encoding 1,2-phenylacetyl-CoA epoxidase subunit PaaA, with translation MYAQMVTSEATADDPEKLAAFQARIDANEKIEPKDWMPEGYRKTLIRQVGQHAHSEIVGQLPEGNWITRAPTLERKAILLAKVQDEAGHGLYLYCAAETLGVSRDELTEMLLDGRMKYSSIFNYPTLSWADMGAVGWLVDGAAIMNQVPLQRTSYGPYSRAMIRICKEESFHQRQGFDIMAKMARGTEAQRRMAQDALDRFWYPALMMFGPSDKDSVHSAQSMAWRIKMNTNDELRQKFVDQTVPQAEWLGLTVPDPDLAWNEQTGHYDFTEPDWSEFYDVLKGNGPCNTERLEARNKAWDDGAWVREGMMAHAEKRRAAKVAAE
- the paaB gene encoding 1,2-phenylacetyl-CoA epoxidase subunit PaaB, giving the protein MSNHATQPYPGTETPEGRARREWPLWEVFIRGQHGMSHRHVGSLHAADAEMAMHHARDVYTRRQEGVSIWVVPSAEITASNPSKKGPMFDPAEDKTYRHPTFFDIPDDVGAM
- the paaD gene encoding 1,2-phenylacetyl-CoA epoxidase subunit PaaD, translated to MAGAATGPGSPTPRSDAELWALLTGIPDPEIPVLSITDLGIVRGAALDGDHARVEITPTYSGCPATSAITLAIDMALRGAGLEPDLRIRLDPPWTTDWMTDTGREKLRRYGIAPPSPAGGPEACPRCGSVDVTRVSQFGSTPCKAQWRCDACLEPFDYFKCI
- the paaC gene encoding 1,2-phenylacetyl-CoA epoxidase subunit PaaC, with amino-acid sequence MTDPHVTFLLRMGDNALVLGHRISEWCGTAPALEEDIALANTALDLIGQARMWLARAGEVEGADRSEDDLAMLRDAWDFRNLLLVEQPNRDFGHTIMRSFLFDHWHLAQLRALAGSRDAAVAAIAAKAVKEGAYHAERIAGLVVGLGDGTEESHARMQAALDRLWPFAGEMFADDEVDAAMAEAGIAPLPSSLRAGWDAAIGAVLADATLTRPEDGFAHAGGRTGARHSEHLGHMLTQMQWLQRAYPGASW
- a CDS encoding 2Fe-2S iron-sulfur cluster-binding protein, with the translated sequence MARFHDLTVTDIRKTIRDAVVVTLDAPDGFDWTQGQYLTFRRDFDGTELRRSYSICAAPGEPLQVGIKRVEGGAFSGWANTELAVGDTVQAMPPMGRFHAAIAPDAERHYLLFAGGSGITPILSILRTVLDREPGSRATLIYANRAVNTIMFRDELDDLKSRYLARLAVVHILEQDAQDIDLFTGRVDGEKCAALFRQWVAIDTVDLAFICGPEPMMLAIAAALKDHGLPEDAIRFELFASGQPGRVAQRPRADVAAKPTEVAITLEGATETISMDRDQTILEAALAAGIDAPFACKAGVCSTCMCRVTEGEVEMVQNHALEDYEVEGGYVLSCQSYPLSDRIALEYYTGH